From Patescibacteria group bacterium, the proteins below share one genomic window:
- the trpS gene encoding tryptophan--tRNA ligase — protein MPKQILLTGLRPTSSLHVGNYFGALKPLIEYQKQYKTYLMVADIHALTTLEDTKDIRENTLKIVMLYLACGVDPRKVTLFVQSLVPEQIALATLFSMIVPKSMLELNPVYKEMLAENPKATNLGLLAYPVLQAADILSYKASVVPVGRDQLPHLELTREIARRFNARFGLSRRAKSGEMFPEPQSKITQDLKILSLQDPTKKMSKSHGENTNISLLDTPDQILKKIKTAVTDSGKDIIFDPQNKPGLSNLMFLMHLASGESIKTIEARFAGRGYGEFKEAVANSLTILLEPIQARYFEIAKNKKAIEKLLIDGSKAAQKVAQKTLAEAKKNIGLF, from the coding sequence ATGCCTAAACAAATTCTACTAACTGGACTTCGACCTACGAGCAGCCTCCATGTGGGCAACTATTTTGGCGCACTCAAGCCACTCATTGAATATCAAAAGCAATATAAGACTTACTTGATGGTGGCGGATATACACGCACTCACCACACTTGAGGACACGAAAGATATACGCGAAAACACACTCAAGATCGTCATGCTCTACTTGGCATGTGGTGTTGATCCCAGAAAAGTGACACTTTTTGTACAATCGCTCGTACCCGAGCAGATCGCGCTGGCCACATTATTCAGCATGATCGTGCCCAAGTCAATGCTCGAGCTCAATCCTGTATATAAAGAAATGCTTGCCGAAAATCCCAAGGCCACCAACCTTGGCCTCCTCGCCTACCCCGTACTGCAAGCCGCTGATATTCTTTCTTACAAAGCTAGCGTCGTCCCTGTGGGGCGCGACCAGCTCCCACACCTTGAACTCACGCGTGAGATTGCACGACGATTCAACGCACGCTTTGGCCTGTCTCGCCGAGCCAAGTCGGGCGAGATGTTCCCTGAGCCACAATCGAAAATCACACAAGATCTCAAAATCCTCTCGCTCCAAGATCCGACTAAAAAAATGTCAAAATCGCACGGCGAGAATACCAATATCAGCCTTCTCGATACGCCCGATCAGATACTCAAAAAAATAAAAACCGCGGTGACTGATTCGGGCAAAGATATCATCTTTGATCCGCAAAATAAACCCGGCCTTTCAAACCTTATGTTTCTCATGCATTTGGCATCGGGCGAATCTATTAAAACAATTGAGGCGCGCTTTGCCGGCCGCGGGTACGGCGAATTCAAAGAAGCAGTTGCGAACTCTCTCACGATACTTCTCGAACCAATCCAAGCCCGCTACTTTGAGATCGCTAAAAATAAAAAAGCTATCGAGAAACTCTTGATAGACGGCAGCAAGGCCGCACAAAAAGTAGCACAAAAAACTTTGGCAGAAGCCAAGAAAAATATCGGCCTCTTTTAG
- a CDS encoding ribonuclease J, protein MINKPQPPERSSRPPRRGARPPRAGGARRMPSHTPFRVEQTVVGNVQKGVLRVVVLGGVEQIGRNMMFLEYGDDIIILDMGLQFPEESTPGIDFIIPNVSYLKTKQKNIRGVIITHGHYDHIGAIPYLSAELGSPTIYTLPLTRAIILKRQGDFTHLPRLHTEEVKQDTKLKLGVFNIEFFHVNHNIFDTVGVAVHTPVGTVCHTADFKFDAHPVGDVPADYAKMERFAKEGVLLLMSDSTGAEKPGHSLSEQDIEQNLEDIFKQAKGRIIVATFASLISRLQQLISLAHKYGRKVAIDGYSMKSNVALSQELGYLKIPKGIMIDIKDVSNHPDDKILFLCTGAQGEGGAVLMRVATREHRHVRLHAGDTVVFSSSVIPGNERSVQYLKDTIYREGAEVFHYQMMDIHAGGHAQQEDLKLMIGIMKPKFFMPIHGNYYMLKLHTRLAKELGIKDENIVIPENGRIIDVTADTITLTKEAVDASAVFVDGLGVGDIKEVVLRDRQAMASDGMFVIIAIIDQKTGKVRGSPDIISRGFIYLKESKDLLYETRNRTKKHIEEMTEKMHPINVQYIKEELREKIAQFLFQKTERRPMVIPVVIEI, encoded by the coding sequence ATGATCAATAAACCACAACCACCAGAGAGGTCATCACGCCCGCCACGACGAGGCGCGCGACCTCCTCGCGCAGGCGGCGCCCGTCGCATGCCGAGCCATACACCTTTTCGCGTCGAGCAGACGGTAGTCGGTAATGTCCAAAAGGGCGTACTACGCGTTGTCGTGCTCGGCGGAGTCGAACAAATCGGGCGCAACATGATGTTTCTCGAATACGGTGATGACATCATCATCCTTGATATGGGACTCCAATTCCCCGAAGAGAGTACGCCGGGAATTGATTTTATTATCCCTAATGTCTCATATCTTAAAACCAAACAGAAAAACATCCGCGGTGTCATTATCACCCACGGTCACTATGACCACATCGGCGCAATCCCCTATCTGTCGGCAGAACTTGGCAGCCCTACTATCTATACCCTGCCACTCACGCGCGCCATCATCCTCAAGCGCCAAGGCGATTTTACGCACTTGCCACGCTTGCACACCGAAGAGGTCAAGCAAGATACCAAACTAAAACTTGGCGTGTTTAACATTGAATTTTTCCATGTGAACCACAATATCTTTGATACGGTTGGCGTAGCAGTCCACACGCCAGTAGGTACCGTTTGTCATACCGCCGACTTCAAATTTGACGCGCATCCTGTAGGCGATGTGCCAGCAGACTACGCAAAGATGGAACGCTTTGCAAAAGAAGGCGTACTACTCCTAATGTCTGACTCGACGGGCGCTGAAAAGCCCGGGCACTCACTCTCCGAGCAAGACATCGAACAAAATCTCGAAGATATATTCAAGCAAGCTAAGGGACGCATTATTGTCGCTACTTTTGCATCGCTCATCTCGCGCTTGCAACAGCTCATCTCGCTTGCCCACAAATACGGCCGTAAGGTCGCGATCGACGGCTATTCAATGAAGAGCAATGTGGCTCTTTCGCAAGAATTGGGATATCTCAAAATACCGAAAGGCATCATGATTGATATCAAAGATGTCAGCAATCACCCTGATGATAAAATTCTATTCCTGTGCACCGGCGCACAGGGCGAGGGTGGCGCGGTACTCATGCGTGTCGCAACCCGTGAACACCGCCATGTGCGACTTCACGCGGGCGATACGGTAGTATTCTCGTCATCGGTCATCCCCGGCAACGAACGAAGCGTGCAATATCTTAAAGACACTATTTACCGCGAAGGCGCCGAAGTCTTTCACTATCAAATGATGGACATTCATGCGGGCGGTCACGCCCAACAAGAAGATCTCAAGCTCATGATCGGTATTATGAAACCAAAGTTCTTTATGCCTATTCATGGTAACTACTATATGTTGAAGCTCCACACGCGACTTGCCAAAGAGCTCGGCATCAAAGATGAAAACATCGTGATCCCTGAAAACGGCCGCATTATAGATGTCACCGCAGACACGATAACGCTCACCAAAGAAGCGGTTGATGCAAGCGCGGTATTTGTCGACGGCTTGGGTGTAGGCGATATCAAAGAAGTGGTATTGCGTGACCGCCAAGCGATGGCGTCTGACGGCATGTTTGTCATCATCGCAATTATCGACCAAAAAACCGGTAAAGTACGCGGGTCACCCGACATCATCTCGCGTGGGTTTATCTACTTGAAAGAATCAAAAGATTTGCTCTACGAGACGCGCAACAGAACCAAAAAGCATATCGAAGAAATGACCGAAAAAATGCATCCGATCAATGTGCAGTACATCAAAGAAGAACTCCGAGAAAAAATCGCCCAGTTCCTCTTCCAAAAAACTGAGCGTAGGCCGATGGTAATACCCGTAGTTATTGAGATATAA